Proteins encoded by one window of Nitrincola iocasae:
- the ppa gene encoding inorganic diphosphatase: protein MSFVNVPSGKDLPNDIYVVIEIPAESSPVKYEIDKDSDAVFVDRFMAAPMFYPANYGYINHTLADDGDALDVLVITPYPVVVGSVIRCRPVGILNMTDEAGEDAKLVAVPHEKLSKAYGDIQDVEDLPQLTKDRIAHFFENYKKLEVGKWVKVEGWSNAEAARQAIMDSVAAYEADAKK, encoded by the coding sequence ATGAGTTTTGTAAACGTACCTTCAGGCAAAGACCTGCCAAATGATATTTACGTCGTCATCGAGATCCCGGCTGAGAGCTCGCCGGTTAAATACGAAATAGACAAAGACTCTGACGCCGTGTTTGTTGACCGTTTTATGGCCGCACCAATGTTTTACCCAGCCAACTATGGCTACATCAACCACACGCTGGCCGATGATGGTGACGCATTGGACGTTCTGGTAATCACGCCTTATCCCGTTGTTGTTGGCTCTGTTATTCGCTGCCGCCCTGTTGGCATTCTCAACATGACTGATGAAGCCGGTGAAGATGCCAAACTGGTGGCCGTACCACACGAAAAACTTTCTAAAGCCTACGGCGACATTCAGGATGTCGAAGACCTGCCACAGCTGACCAAAGACCGTATTGCACACTTTTTCGAAAACTACAAAAAGCTGGAAGTCGGCAAATGGGTCAAGGTTGAAGGCTGGTCAAATGCCGAAGCCGCACGCCAGGCCATTATGGACTCTGTTGCCGCTTACGAAGCAGACGCTAAAAAATAA
- a CDS encoding class 1 fructose-bisphosphatase yields MQLLSNFLKHKKIDTELVELIDTLMLACKEIALQLREGELAGVLGISDNTNIQGETQKKLDIISNEILKKVLLDNPLVRGVASEEEDHAVFGNPEGRFLVTFDPLDGSSNIDINVSVGTIFSVLEVPAGEHEDSDSLFLQPGTQQLAAGYVLYGPHAVLSLTTGDGVNMFTLAHTGDFLLTQEDVTVPETTAEFAINMSNQRFWEPAMRNYIDDLLAGTEGPRAQNYNMRWIASMVAEVHRILTRGGLFTYPWDSRDPKKPGKLRLMYEGNPMSMLIEQAGGVSSTCYQRIMEIQPEHIHQRVSVALGSREEVKALVEYHQKPE; encoded by the coding sequence ATGCAACTGCTGAGCAACTTTCTTAAGCACAAAAAAATCGATACTGAACTCGTTGAACTCATTGACACCCTAATGCTGGCCTGCAAGGAAATTGCATTGCAACTGCGTGAAGGAGAGCTGGCGGGCGTACTGGGCATATCAGACAACACCAATATTCAGGGTGAAACCCAGAAAAAACTCGACATCATCTCCAACGAAATTTTGAAAAAAGTTCTTTTGGACAATCCCTTAGTTCGTGGTGTCGCCTCTGAAGAGGAAGATCATGCGGTCTTCGGCAACCCTGAAGGACGCTTTCTTGTCACTTTTGACCCGCTGGATGGATCATCCAATATAGATATTAACGTATCTGTCGGCACTATTTTTTCAGTACTGGAAGTACCAGCGGGTGAACATGAAGACTCCGATTCGCTGTTTTTACAGCCCGGCACTCAACAGCTGGCGGCCGGATATGTTCTTTACGGGCCTCATGCGGTTCTGTCACTGACAACCGGCGACGGTGTCAACATGTTTACCCTGGCACACACCGGTGACTTCCTGCTAACACAAGAGGATGTAACAGTACCGGAAACAACCGCTGAGTTTGCCATTAACATGTCCAATCAGCGCTTCTGGGAACCCGCCATGCGCAACTATATTGATGATCTTCTGGCAGGTACCGAAGGCCCCCGTGCTCAGAACTACAACATGCGCTGGATCGCCTCGATGGTGGCTGAAGTTCATCGTATTTTGACCCGTGGTGGTCTGTTTACCTATCCATGGGATTCCCGCGATCCGAAAAAACCCGGCAAGCTTCGCCTGATGTACGAAGGCAATCCGATGAGCATGCTGATTGAACAGGCCGGTGGTGTATCCAGCACCTGCTACCAGCGCATCATGGAAATTCAGCCTGAACACATACATCAGCGCGTCTCTGTAGCACTGGGATCACGCGAAGAGGTCAAGGCACTAGTCGAATACCATCAGAAACCTGAGTAA